The Schistocerca nitens isolate TAMUIC-IGC-003100 chromosome 7, iqSchNite1.1, whole genome shotgun sequence genome contains a region encoding:
- the LOC126195458 gene encoding uncharacterized protein LOC126195458 has product MTKPCETALEDCGSTASIMTKPCETALEDCGSTASIMTKPCETALEDCGSTASIMTKPCETALEDCGSTASIMTKPCETALEDCGSTASIMTKPCETALEDCGSTASIMTKPCETALEDCGSTASIMTKPCETALEDCGSTASIMTKPCETALEDCGSTASIMTKPCETALEDCGSTASIMTKPCETALEDCGSTASIMTKPCETALEDCGSTASIMTKPCETALEDCGSTASIMTKPCETALEDCGSTASIMTKPCETALEDCGSTASIMTKPCETALEDCGSTASIMTKPCETALEDCGSTASIMTKPCETALEDCGSTASIMTKPCETALEDCGSTASIMTKPCETALEDCGSTASIMTKPCETALEDCGSTASIMTKPCETALEDCGSTASIMTKPCETALEDCGSTASIMTKPCETALEDCGSTASIMTKPCETALEDCGSTASIMTKPCETALEDCGSTASIMTKPCETALEDYGSTASIMTKPCETALEDCGSTASIMTKPCETALEDCTRGNRSKLVANRVVSK; this is encoded by the coding sequence ATGACTAAACCATGTGAAACAGCACTTGAAGACTGCGGTAGCACGGCGTCTATAATGACTAAACCTTGTGAAACAGCACTTGAAGACTGCGGTAGCACGGCGTCTATAATGACTAAACCTTGTGAAACAGCACTTGAAGACTGCGGTAGCACGGCGTCTATAATGACTAAACCTTGTGAAACAGCACTTGAAGACTGCGGTAGCACGGCGTCTATAATGACTAAACCTTGTGAAACAGCACTTGAAGACTGCGGTAGCACGGCGTCTATAATGACTAAACCTTGTGAAACAGCACTTGAAGACTGCGGTAGCACGGCGTCTATAATGACTAAACCTTGTGAAACAGCACTTGAAGACTGCGGTAGCACGGCGTCTATAATGACTAAACCTTGTGAAACAGCACTTGAAGACTGCGGTAGCACGGCGTCTATAATGACTAAACCTTGTGAAACAGCACTTGAAGACTGCGGTAGCACGGCGTCTATAATGACTAAACCTTGTGAAACAGCACTTGAAGACTGCGGTAGCACGGCGTCTATAATGACTAAACCTTGTGAAACAGCACTTGAAGACTGCGGTAGCACGGCGTCTATAATGACTAAACCTTGTGAAACAGCACTTGAAGACTGCGGTAGCACGGCGTCTATAATGACTAAACCTTGTGAAACAGCACTTGAAGACTGCGGTAGCACGGCGTCTATAATGACTAAACCTTGTGAAACAGCACTTGAAGACTGCGGTAGCACGGCGTCTATAATGACTAAACCTTGTGAAACAGCACTTGAAGACTGCGGTAGCACGGCGTCTATAATGACTAAACCTTGTGAAACAGCACTTGAAGACTGCGGTAGCACGGCGTCTATAATGACTAAACCTTGTGAAACAGCACTTGAAGACTGCGGTAGCACGGCGTCTATAATGACTAAACCTTGTGAAACAGCACTTGAAGACTGCGGTAGCACGGCGTCTATAATGACTAAACCTTGTGAAACAGCACTTGAAGACTGCGGTAGCACGGCGTCTATAATGACTAAACCTTGTGAAACAGCACTTGAAGACTGCGGTAGCACGGCGTCTATAATGACTAAACCTTGTGAAACAGCACTTGAAGACTGCGGTAGCACGGCGTCTATAATGACTAAACCTTGTGAAACAGCACTTGAAGACTGCGGTAGCACGGCGTCTATAATGACTAAACCTTGTGAAACAGCACTTGAAGACTGCGGTAGCACGGCGTCTATAATGACTAAACCTTGTGAAACAGCACTTGAAGACTGCGGTAGCACGGCGTCTATAATGACTAAACCTTGTGAAACAGCACTTGAAGACTGCGGTAGCACGGCGTCTATAATGACTAAACCTTGTGAAACAGCACTTGAAGACTGCGGTAGCACGGCGTCTATAATGACTAAACCTTGTGAAACAGCACTTGAAGACTACGGTAGCACGGCGTCTATAATGACTAAACCTTGTGAAACAGCACTTGAAGACTGCGGTAGCACGGCGTCTATAATGACTAAACCTTGTGAAACAGCACTTGAAGACTGCACACGCGGGAaccgttcgaaactagtcgccaatcgTGTAGTAAGCAAGTAA